One Dromiciops gliroides isolate mDroGli1 chromosome 3, mDroGli1.pri, whole genome shotgun sequence DNA segment encodes these proteins:
- the DNAAF3 gene encoding dynein axonemal assembly factor 3 isoform X3: MKLHDRGARVINTREFRRWRETSVAFEIRDASAYQLPNRTLASGRLMSHRGERVAVRGYWGDVATGPFVAFGIESDDPSLLQTRNGTPVKCAGEISLHNVTSTFRNQWSPGRRLSGVEPEAEAEDRGPGSGEEELEAPKHSFFLISTAPFNLFPRESLDSRPFRVHFLSLGAAPTLHQRSHFCSRFHLLYVSCGMVHQLSPELGACVAPGGRLIVELARYLVDLRPNQLESFSDRVRELAEAAGFVPESHESPPETFARFSRKPRDGPLPKDAQGLGQEAEAPPLDNLTPPSKILSPPPETSEILRPSTSPDVAGMAPSSEVLSPPSEPSEPTPSEILSPCSNADAPSVLSPPPEASEPAPYDVLRPATRPDVSGMLSPPPDAVTPPSEGLNLPTDAEQGPSGILTPPSEDSIPALSGIPRPAAGPDDLGMPSGEPGQPSSPRL; this comes from the exons ATGAAGCTGCATGACCGAGGG gCCCGGGTCATCAACACCCGAGAGTTTCGTCGTTGGCGGGAAACCAGTGTGGCCTTCGAGATTAGGGATGCCTCAGCCTATCAACTCCCAAACCGGACCCTGGCGTCTGGGCGCCTGATGAGCCAT CGAGGGGAGCGAGTGGCTGTGCGAGGCTACTGGGGGGACGTGGCTACCGGGCCGTTCGTGGCTTTCGGCATCGAGTCTGACGACCCGAGTCTTCTGCAGACCCGCAACGGAACCCCTGTCAAG TGCGCTGGTGAGATCTCCTTGCACAACGTGACCTCAACGTTTCGAAACCAGTGGTCGCCGGGGAGGAGATTGTCTGGGGTAGAACCTGAAGCCGAGGCGGAGGACAGGGGCCCAGGGTCTGGTGAGGAAGAATTGGAGGCCCCGAAACATTCCTTCTTCCTGATATCAACAGCTCCTTTTAATCTATTCCCTAGAG AATCCTTGGACTCCAGACCTTTCCGGGTCCACTTCCTGTCCCTGGGGGCCGCCCCGACCCTGCACCAACGAAGTCACTTCTGCAGCCGCTTCCATCTCCTCTACGTGTCCTGCGG GATGGTCCACCAGCTGAGCCCGGAGCTCGGCGCCTGCGTGGCTCCTGGGGGCCGCCTGATTGTGGAATTGGCCAG GTACCTTGTGGACCTGCGGCCTAACCAGCTAGAGAGTTTCTCTGATCGAGTCCGGGAGCTGGCTGAGGCTGCCGGCTTCGTGCCAGAGTCCCACGAGAGTCCCCCCGAAACCTTCGCCCGCTTTTCTCGAAAGCCCCGGGATGGCCCGCTCCCCAAGGATGCTCAGGGTTTAGGTCAGGAGGCCGAAGCTCCGCCCCTTGATAACCTGACTCCTCCCTCAAAGATTCTGAGCCCGCCTCCTGAGACCTCTGAAATTCTTAGACCATCCACTAGCCCAGATGTCGCTGGAATGGCTCCTTCCTCCGAGGTTCTGAGCCCACCTTCTGAGCCCTCTGAACCCACCCCCTCTGAAATTCTGAGCCCATGCTCAAATGCCGATGCTCCCAGTGTGCTGAGCCCGCCCCCGGAGGCCTCTGAGCCCGCCCCCTATGACGTTCTTAGACCAGCCACCCGCCCAGATGTCTCCGGAATGCTGAGCCCGCCCCCTGACGCTGTGACCCCACCCTCAGAGGGTCTGAACCTGCCAACGGATGCTGAGCAGGGCCCTTCTGGAATTCTGACCCCGCCCTCTGAAGACTCCATCCCCGCCCTCTCTGGCATTCCCAGACCTGCCGCAGGTCCCGATGATCTTGGAATGCCCTCTGGGGAGCCGGGTCAGCCCTCTTCCCCAAGACTCTGA
- the DNAAF3 gene encoding dynein axonemal assembly factor 3 isoform X1, with protein MRRLLPEPDDLATHFPHLNLQTLKFRERDSLEAVFTFWAASEAESSFPLSRLWDSRLRGYLGSRYDARHGVSDWDLHMKLHDRGARVINTREFRRWRETSVAFEIRDASAYQLPNRTLASGRLMSHRGERVAVRGYWGDVATGPFVAFGIESDDPSLLQTRNGTPVKCAGEISLHNVTSTFRNQWSPGRRLSGVEPEAEAEDRGPGSGEEELEAPKHSFFLISTAPFNLFPRESLDSRPFRVHFLSLGAAPTLHQRSHFCSRFHLLYVSCGMVHQLSPELGACVAPGGRLIVELARYLVDLRPNQLESFSDRVRELAEAAGFVPESHESPPETFARFSRKPRDGPLPKDAQGLGQEAEAPPLDNLTPPSKILSPPPETSEILRPSTSPDVAGMAPSSEVLSPPSEPSEPTPSEILSPCSNADAPSVLSPPPEASEPAPYDVLRPATRPDVSGMLSPPPDAVTPPSEGLNLPTDAEQGPSGILTPPSEDSIPALSGIPRPAAGPDDLGMPSGEPGQPSSPRL; from the exons tTCCGGGAGCGGGACTCCCTGGAGGCCGTGTTCACCTTCTGGGCAGCCTCCGAGGCCGAGTCCTCCTTCCCCCTGAGCCGCTTGTGGGACTCTCGACTCCGAGGCTACCTGGGCTCCCGCTACGACGCCCGGCATGGGGTCAGCGACTGGGATTTGCACATGAAGCTGCATGACCGAGGG gCCCGGGTCATCAACACCCGAGAGTTTCGTCGTTGGCGGGAAACCAGTGTGGCCTTCGAGATTAGGGATGCCTCAGCCTATCAACTCCCAAACCGGACCCTGGCGTCTGGGCGCCTGATGAGCCAT CGAGGGGAGCGAGTGGCTGTGCGAGGCTACTGGGGGGACGTGGCTACCGGGCCGTTCGTGGCTTTCGGCATCGAGTCTGACGACCCGAGTCTTCTGCAGACCCGCAACGGAACCCCTGTCAAG TGCGCTGGTGAGATCTCCTTGCACAACGTGACCTCAACGTTTCGAAACCAGTGGTCGCCGGGGAGGAGATTGTCTGGGGTAGAACCTGAAGCCGAGGCGGAGGACAGGGGCCCAGGGTCTGGTGAGGAAGAATTGGAGGCCCCGAAACATTCCTTCTTCCTGATATCAACAGCTCCTTTTAATCTATTCCCTAGAG AATCCTTGGACTCCAGACCTTTCCGGGTCCACTTCCTGTCCCTGGGGGCCGCCCCGACCCTGCACCAACGAAGTCACTTCTGCAGCCGCTTCCATCTCCTCTACGTGTCCTGCGG GATGGTCCACCAGCTGAGCCCGGAGCTCGGCGCCTGCGTGGCTCCTGGGGGCCGCCTGATTGTGGAATTGGCCAG GTACCTTGTGGACCTGCGGCCTAACCAGCTAGAGAGTTTCTCTGATCGAGTCCGGGAGCTGGCTGAGGCTGCCGGCTTCGTGCCAGAGTCCCACGAGAGTCCCCCCGAAACCTTCGCCCGCTTTTCTCGAAAGCCCCGGGATGGCCCGCTCCCCAAGGATGCTCAGGGTTTAGGTCAGGAGGCCGAAGCTCCGCCCCTTGATAACCTGACTCCTCCCTCAAAGATTCTGAGCCCGCCTCCTGAGACCTCTGAAATTCTTAGACCATCCACTAGCCCAGATGTCGCTGGAATGGCTCCTTCCTCCGAGGTTCTGAGCCCACCTTCTGAGCCCTCTGAACCCACCCCCTCTGAAATTCTGAGCCCATGCTCAAATGCCGATGCTCCCAGTGTGCTGAGCCCGCCCCCGGAGGCCTCTGAGCCCGCCCCCTATGACGTTCTTAGACCAGCCACCCGCCCAGATGTCTCCGGAATGCTGAGCCCGCCCCCTGACGCTGTGACCCCACCCTCAGAGGGTCTGAACCTGCCAACGGATGCTGAGCAGGGCCCTTCTGGAATTCTGACCCCGCCCTCTGAAGACTCCATCCCCGCCCTCTCTGGCATTCCCAGACCTGCCGCAGGTCCCGATGATCTTGGAATGCCCTCTGGGGAGCCGGGTCAGCCCTCTTCCCCAAGACTCTGA
- the DNAAF3 gene encoding dynein axonemal assembly factor 3 isoform X2 has protein sequence MRRLLPEPDDLATHFPHLNLQTLKFRERDSLEAVFTFWAASEAESSFPLSRLWDSRLRGYLGSRYDARHGVSDWDLHMKLHDRGARVINTREFRRWRETSVAFEIRDASAYQLPNRTLASGRLMSHRGERVAVRGYWGDVATGPFVAFGIESDDPSLLQTRNGTPVKCAGEISLHNVTSTFRNQWSPGRRLSGVEPEAEAEDRGPGSESLDSRPFRVHFLSLGAAPTLHQRSHFCSRFHLLYVSCGMVHQLSPELGACVAPGGRLIVELARYLVDLRPNQLESFSDRVRELAEAAGFVPESHESPPETFARFSRKPRDGPLPKDAQGLGQEAEAPPLDNLTPPSKILSPPPETSEILRPSTSPDVAGMAPSSEVLSPPSEPSEPTPSEILSPCSNADAPSVLSPPPEASEPAPYDVLRPATRPDVSGMLSPPPDAVTPPSEGLNLPTDAEQGPSGILTPPSEDSIPALSGIPRPAAGPDDLGMPSGEPGQPSSPRL, from the exons tTCCGGGAGCGGGACTCCCTGGAGGCCGTGTTCACCTTCTGGGCAGCCTCCGAGGCCGAGTCCTCCTTCCCCCTGAGCCGCTTGTGGGACTCTCGACTCCGAGGCTACCTGGGCTCCCGCTACGACGCCCGGCATGGGGTCAGCGACTGGGATTTGCACATGAAGCTGCATGACCGAGGG gCCCGGGTCATCAACACCCGAGAGTTTCGTCGTTGGCGGGAAACCAGTGTGGCCTTCGAGATTAGGGATGCCTCAGCCTATCAACTCCCAAACCGGACCCTGGCGTCTGGGCGCCTGATGAGCCAT CGAGGGGAGCGAGTGGCTGTGCGAGGCTACTGGGGGGACGTGGCTACCGGGCCGTTCGTGGCTTTCGGCATCGAGTCTGACGACCCGAGTCTTCTGCAGACCCGCAACGGAACCCCTGTCAAG TGCGCTGGTGAGATCTCCTTGCACAACGTGACCTCAACGTTTCGAAACCAGTGGTCGCCGGGGAGGAGATTGTCTGGGGTAGAACCTGAAGCCGAGGCGGAGGACAGGGGCCCAGGGTCTG AATCCTTGGACTCCAGACCTTTCCGGGTCCACTTCCTGTCCCTGGGGGCCGCCCCGACCCTGCACCAACGAAGTCACTTCTGCAGCCGCTTCCATCTCCTCTACGTGTCCTGCGG GATGGTCCACCAGCTGAGCCCGGAGCTCGGCGCCTGCGTGGCTCCTGGGGGCCGCCTGATTGTGGAATTGGCCAG GTACCTTGTGGACCTGCGGCCTAACCAGCTAGAGAGTTTCTCTGATCGAGTCCGGGAGCTGGCTGAGGCTGCCGGCTTCGTGCCAGAGTCCCACGAGAGTCCCCCCGAAACCTTCGCCCGCTTTTCTCGAAAGCCCCGGGATGGCCCGCTCCCCAAGGATGCTCAGGGTTTAGGTCAGGAGGCCGAAGCTCCGCCCCTTGATAACCTGACTCCTCCCTCAAAGATTCTGAGCCCGCCTCCTGAGACCTCTGAAATTCTTAGACCATCCACTAGCCCAGATGTCGCTGGAATGGCTCCTTCCTCCGAGGTTCTGAGCCCACCTTCTGAGCCCTCTGAACCCACCCCCTCTGAAATTCTGAGCCCATGCTCAAATGCCGATGCTCCCAGTGTGCTGAGCCCGCCCCCGGAGGCCTCTGAGCCCGCCCCCTATGACGTTCTTAGACCAGCCACCCGCCCAGATGTCTCCGGAATGCTGAGCCCGCCCCCTGACGCTGTGACCCCACCCTCAGAGGGTCTGAACCTGCCAACGGATGCTGAGCAGGGCCCTTCTGGAATTCTGACCCCGCCCTCTGAAGACTCCATCCCCGCCCTCTCTGGCATTCCCAGACCTGCCGCAGGTCCCGATGATCTTGGAATGCCCTCTGGGGAGCCGGGTCAGCCCTCTTCCCCAAGACTCTGA